The following are from one region of the Veillonella nakazawae genome:
- the ylxM gene encoding YlxM family DNA-binding protein yields MEERVLISLLLDFYGPLLTDKQRMSLQLHHEDDMSLGEIAEELGVSRQAVHDNLQRARHILNDYESKLHLVEQYEQREGLLSQLKETLPEEVLAETKVQKVLAQMEGYYGI; encoded by the coding sequence ATGGAAGAACGAGTGCTTATAAGTTTGCTCTTGGATTTCTATGGGCCATTATTGACGGACAAGCAACGCATGTCCTTACAACTTCACCACGAAGACGACATGTCCCTTGGAGAAATCGCTGAGGAACTAGGCGTATCACGGCAGGCTGTACACGATAACTTGCAGCGTGCTCGACACATTTTAAATGATTACGAATCAAAGTTGCACTTGGTAGAACAATATGAACAGCGTGAAGGTTTGCTTTCACAGTTGAAAGAAACCTTGCCTGAAGAGGTGTTAGCTGAAACCAAGGTACAAAAAGTATTGGCGCAAATGGAGGGATATTATGGCATTTGA
- a CDS encoding FAD-containing oxidoreductase: protein MNTKQYDLIVLGFGKAGKTLAAKFGSMGKSVAMIEENPLMYGGTCINIACIPTKTMIIAASKGLSYDQVLNQREVVTSRLRNKNFAMLDTNEHVDVYTGHGEFISNKEIAITAGEDKIILSGETIIINTGAVAIKPNIDGIDTATGFYNSTEIQQLSPQPSTLGVIGAGPIGLEFASLYAKLGAKVTVFNIESGILKREEPIVQELANEYLTEQGITILNDVTLNSVSNDGNKPVITANGQNYTFDAVLYATGRKPNTANIGLENTDITTNERGAIIVNDTCESSVPGVYAVGDVNGGPQFTYISLDDFRIVFGALTGNGQYTLKDRKNIPYTTFLTPPLARVGLTEEDAINKGYTVKTKEMLVATMPRAHVNDYLKGAFKIVVNAENNLILGATLYSQGAEELINLIKMAMDNNIPYTYFKNQIFTHPTMAENLNDLCNF, encoded by the coding sequence ATGAATACCAAACAATATGACCTTATCGTTCTAGGTTTCGGCAAAGCCGGTAAAACATTAGCCGCTAAATTTGGCTCTATGGGCAAATCTGTAGCTATGATTGAAGAAAACCCACTAATGTATGGTGGCACATGTATTAATATTGCATGTATCCCAACTAAAACGATGATTATAGCCGCATCAAAAGGCTTATCTTACGATCAAGTATTAAACCAACGCGAGGTAGTTACATCTCGTTTACGCAATAAAAACTTCGCTATGTTAGACACTAATGAACATGTCGATGTATATACTGGACATGGTGAATTCATTAGTAATAAAGAAATCGCCATTACAGCTGGGGAAGATAAAATCATCTTATCTGGTGAAACAATTATTATTAACACTGGTGCTGTAGCGATTAAGCCTAACATTGATGGCATCGACACAGCAACAGGCTTCTATAATAGCACAGAAATCCAACAATTATCCCCTCAACCCAGTACTCTAGGTGTCATCGGCGCGGGCCCTATCGGCCTTGAATTTGCCAGCCTATATGCTAAACTAGGTGCAAAGGTAACAGTATTTAATATTGAATCTGGTATCTTAAAACGCGAGGAACCTATCGTACAAGAATTAGCTAATGAGTACTTGACTGAGCAAGGTATTACTATTCTTAACGATGTAACATTAAACTCTGTATCTAATGATGGCAACAAACCTGTTATTACTGCAAATGGTCAAAACTATACATTTGATGCCGTTTTATATGCTACAGGTCGCAAACCAAATACAGCTAACATCGGTTTAGAAAATACGGATATTACTACTAACGAACGCGGCGCTATCATAGTGAATGATACATGTGAAAGCTCCGTTCCTGGCGTATATGCAGTAGGAGATGTAAACGGTGGTCCTCAATTTACGTATATTTCTCTCGATGACTTCCGCATTGTATTTGGTGCTCTTACAGGTAATGGCCAATACACATTAAAAGATCGCAAAAATATTCCTTATACAACATTCTTAACACCTCCACTGGCTCGTGTAGGTCTCACAGAAGAAGATGCTATCAACAAAGGATATACAGTTAAAACTAAAGAAATGCTCGTAGCTACCATGCCAAGAGCTCATGTAAACGACTATTTAAAAGGTGCTTTTAAAATTGTAGTAAATGCAGAAAACAATTTAATCCTTGGTGCTACACTTTATTCTCAAGGTGCTGAAGAGTTGATTAACCTCATTAAAATGGCTATGGACAACAACATTCCATATACATATTTCAAAAACCAAATCTTCACACATCCTACAATGGCAGAAAATTTAAATGATCTCTGTAATTTCTAG
- the rimM gene encoding ribosome maturation factor RimM (Essential for efficient processing of 16S rRNA) translates to MKHNDFITIGVIIAPHGVRGDLRIMPRTDFPERFMHMDACYIDGKEYHVASARFHKQFVLASFKEIPDRNAAELFAKKEIQVRREDLVELPEGRYYIFDIIGLEVQDTKGNVLGTVTDVLQPGANDVYVVSKDGEPDQLFAAIEEVVKDIDVENKLMIVDPPEWI, encoded by the coding sequence ATGAAGCATAACGATTTCATCACAATAGGTGTTATCATCGCCCCGCACGGCGTGCGGGGTGATCTTCGTATTATGCCTAGAACCGATTTTCCAGAACGGTTCATGCATATGGATGCCTGTTACATCGATGGTAAAGAATACCACGTTGCATCCGCACGATTTCATAAACAATTCGTATTAGCATCCTTTAAGGAAATCCCTGATCGCAACGCGGCTGAATTATTCGCTAAGAAAGAGATTCAAGTACGTCGTGAAGATTTGGTAGAATTACCAGAAGGTCGCTACTACATCTTTGATATCATTGGTCTCGAAGTACAAGATACAAAGGGGAATGTGCTTGGCACAGTGACTGATGTATTGCAACCTGGTGCTAATGATGTTTATGTGGTTTCCAAAGATGGGGAACCAGATCAATTATTTGCAGCCATTGAAGAGGTCGTTAAAGACATCGATGTGGAAAATAAATTAATGATCGTAGATCCGCCTGAATGGATATAA
- the rpsP gene encoding 30S ribosomal protein S16, with translation MLKIRLTRLGAKKAPFYRIVVADARAPREGRPVDTIGQYDATKQPAIVNVDEEKALAWLAKGAQPTDTVRSLFKKQGVMQKFADAKK, from the coding sequence ATGTTAAAAATTCGTTTGACTCGTTTAGGTGCTAAAAAAGCTCCTTTCTACCGTATCGTTGTTGCTGACGCACGTGCTCCACGTGAAGGGCGTCCTGTTGACACTATTGGTCAATATGATGCTACTAAACAACCAGCTATCGTTAATGTAGACGAAGAAAAAGCTTTGGCTTGGTTAGCTAAAGGTGCTCAGCCTACTGACACTGTTCGCTCCTTGTTCAAAAAACAAGGCGTTATGCAAAAATTTGCTGACGCTAAAAAGTAA
- a CDS encoding KH domain-containing protein: protein MIELISLIAKSLVKQPDAVSVTMVQKGNMEVYELHVAPEDMGKVIGKQGRIAKAIRAVVKAAAIKENKKISVDIV from the coding sequence ATGATAGAATTAATTTCATTAATTGCGAAATCATTAGTGAAGCAGCCTGATGCCGTATCTGTTACCATGGTCCAAAAGGGGAATATGGAGGTTTACGAACTTCACGTAGCCCCAGAGGATATGGGCAAAGTCATCGGAAAGCAAGGACGAATTGCGAAAGCGATTCGCGCTGTGGTGAAAGCGGCGGCTATTAAAGAGAACAAAAAGATATCTGTTGATATTGTCTAA
- a CDS encoding YlqD family protein → MEEMTLRVPVAVKAKVTEDLKAKIVSDLETRLDMVNKDLEAIEFQAQRILADAAKVDATSLTAIRQQIDEEKNKRLAFKEEVTAKLKDAQELSLGTEIPQGTLEQTVTVKIGDDLDAMMGAEILLEDGKIVAFRQ, encoded by the coding sequence ATGGAAGAAATGACATTACGTGTCCCTGTAGCAGTAAAAGCAAAAGTAACAGAAGACTTGAAAGCGAAGATTGTATCCGATCTTGAAACTCGCCTTGATATGGTGAATAAAGATTTGGAAGCAATTGAGTTCCAAGCTCAACGTATTTTGGCTGATGCGGCTAAAGTTGATGCAACAAGTCTTACTGCGATTCGTCAACAAATCGACGAAGAGAAAAATAAACGCTTGGCTTTCAAAGAAGAAGTAACAGCTAAATTGAAAGATGCTCAAGAATTGTCTTTGGGAACTGAAATTCCTCAAGGCACATTAGAGCAAACAGTTACCGTTAAAATCGGGGATGATTTGGATGCCATGATGGGCGCTGAAATCCTATTAGAAGACGGTAAAATCGTTGCGTTTCGTCAATAA
- the ffh gene encoding signal recognition particle protein has translation MAFDSLSEKLQEAFQSLKGKGKITEDDVNLALRQVRTALLEADVNFMVAKDFVKSIKEKALGEEVFGSLNPAQTVIKIVNDELTALLGGTQSRIMISSKPPTIIMLVGLQGAGKTTTAGKLAVYLRKQGKHPMLVAADVYRPAAITQLQVVGKQIDIPVFADETPGANPVDIARRAVEQSTHMLKDVVIIDTAGRLAIDEVLMDELSNIKAAVRPHEILLVVDSMIGQDAVTTAQTFNEKLGVDGVILTKLDGDARGGAALSIKAVTGLPIKFTGVSEKMDGFDVFYPDRMASRILDLGDFKTLIENVQGAIDEEEAREMAKKMAKNNFTLDDFLKQMNQVRKLGPLQNIIGMLPGMGQIKDQLKDLDLNSKEVRRIEAIITSMTAAERENPSILNGSRRKRIAMGSGTQVQDVNRLLKQFEEARKMMKRMQGLRGGKGGFPGMPKLPFM, from the coding sequence ATGGCATTTGATAGCTTGTCAGAAAAACTGCAAGAAGCCTTTCAATCCTTGAAAGGGAAGGGCAAAATTACTGAAGATGATGTCAATCTTGCGTTGCGTCAAGTACGTACAGCACTATTAGAAGCGGACGTTAACTTTATGGTTGCGAAGGACTTTGTGAAGTCCATTAAGGAAAAGGCCCTCGGTGAAGAGGTATTCGGTTCTTTGAATCCAGCACAAACGGTTATTAAGATCGTAAATGACGAATTAACAGCTCTCTTAGGCGGTACACAAAGCCGTATCATGATTTCTAGCAAGCCTCCAACGATTATCATGCTTGTTGGTTTGCAAGGTGCTGGTAAGACTACAACAGCTGGTAAATTGGCAGTATACCTTCGCAAACAAGGTAAGCATCCAATGCTCGTAGCTGCCGACGTATATCGTCCCGCTGCGATTACTCAATTGCAAGTTGTAGGTAAGCAAATCGATATTCCCGTATTTGCTGATGAAACACCTGGTGCTAATCCAGTAGACATTGCGCGTCGTGCCGTAGAGCAAAGCACGCATATGTTGAAAGATGTTGTTATCATCGATACAGCTGGTCGCTTGGCGATAGACGAAGTTCTCATGGACGAGTTGTCCAACATCAAAGCAGCTGTTCGACCTCATGAAATTCTACTCGTTGTAGACTCCATGATCGGTCAAGATGCAGTAACAACAGCACAAACATTTAATGAAAAATTAGGCGTTGATGGTGTTATCCTTACTAAACTCGATGGTGATGCGCGCGGTGGTGCTGCGTTATCCATCAAAGCTGTAACAGGTTTGCCAATCAAGTTCACTGGTGTGAGCGAGAAAATGGATGGTTTTGATGTATTCTATCCAGATCGTATGGCTTCTCGTATTCTCGACTTGGGCGATTTCAAAACATTGATTGAAAATGTTCAAGGCGCTATCGACGAAGAAGAAGCTCGTGAAATGGCTAAGAAAATGGCGAAAAACAATTTCACCTTGGATGACTTCTTGAAACAGATGAATCAGGTGAGAAAGTTAGGGCCATTACAAAATATTATTGGTATGTTGCCAGGTATGGGTCAAATTAAGGATCAATTAAAAGACCTTGATTTGAATAGTAAAGAGGTGCGCCGTATTGAGGCCATCATTACATCCATGACGGCAGCAGAGCGAGAAAACCCAAGTATTCTTAATGGTTCTCGCCGCAAGCGTATTGCAATGGGGTCTGGTACGCAAGTACAAGACGTTAATCGCTTGTTGAAACAATTTGAAGAAGCGCGGAAGATGATGAAGCGCATGCAAGGTTTACGTGGCGGTAAGGGTGGCTTCCCAGGAATGCCTAAATTACCGTTTATGTAA
- a CDS encoding ECF transporter S component: MKLKTRDIVYIGFIAALCAVATTIRIEIPGGAMVHLGSAALFTSSILFGGLYGGLGAAIGSALFDLFGGHTQYIVFSFFIKGIAGLIVGGMTAGYLPPSITKPTATFTRILIALIIGTIWTAFGYFLAWWFVLESAAVAASKIQYSLITSAAGIVVAIVLTPKLQSVVRRLFTKN, from the coding sequence ATGAAATTAAAGACGCGTGATATTGTATATATCGGATTTATTGCTGCCTTATGTGCAGTAGCAACAACGATTCGCATCGAAATACCGGGTGGGGCCATGGTTCACTTAGGATCTGCTGCATTATTTACATCATCCATTCTTTTTGGCGGTTTATATGGTGGTTTAGGTGCGGCTATTGGTTCCGCATTATTTGATCTTTTTGGTGGACATACGCAATACATTGTATTCTCTTTCTTTATTAAAGGTATTGCAGGTCTTATTGTAGGTGGTATGACAGCAGGTTACTTGCCACCATCCATTACAAAACCGACAGCAACCTTTACACGTATTTTGATTGCTCTTATTATTGGTACAATTTGGACTGCATTTGGCTATTTCTTAGCATGGTGGTTTGTTCTTGAAAGTGCAGCCGTAGCAGCTAGCAAAATTCAATACTCCTTGATTACAAGTGCTGCAGGTATTGTGGTGGCTATCGTATTGACACCTAAATTGCAATCAGTAGTTCGTAGATTATTTACAAAGAACTAA
- a CDS encoding heavy metal translocating P-type ATPase: MSKKKQEFDITGMHCAACVKRVENVVSKIDGVESVKVNLLTRKGSVEYKDSSTVEPQQIIDAITNIGFGATEADETKQEIEKVNLKPHITRLIIAACMAVPMMINMTLHRFGIQALPVWVEFILATIAQFGPGLMFYKSAWSAVKNGALTMDVLVVMGTTVAYLFSIYNWQFHPELGPHGIYFETSAWLITFILLGKLLEEIAKGRTSEALQKLIALQPATAHVLRDGEFVDIPTSKVVAGDILQVRAGEKIPVDGTITEGYSTVDEAMLTGESLPVEKQVGSEVIGATINLSGAFTMEAKRIGSDTMLSQIIKVVEEAQTSKASIQRIADIVAQYFVPIVIGLAVLTGLVWYFIVGDSVNVALINATAVLVIACPCALGLATPTSIMVGSGLGAEHGVLIKSAEYLEKAGKLDAIVMDKTGTLTQGVLDVTAFKNYNGDESINMSLMMALESGTSHPIAKAMVYYGEDHGYKGKAVELESFGDVPGKGLQGAYQGVSVQLGHSRWMSELGYDLSAVQDDILHYEEQGASVSVLAVDGVISALWAVEDELRPETIEVVKELQSQGIDVWMLTGDNRRTAQYIAKQAGITHVIAEVLPQDKASKVKELQDKGLVVGMVGDGINDAPALVTADIGFAIGSGTDIAVEAADIVLVRNDLHTLVQAVRLSRKTMTNIKQNLFWALIFNCIGIPLAAVGALNPMIAGTAMAFSSVTVVSNSLRLKRAKI; this comes from the coding sequence ATGAGCAAGAAGAAACAAGAGTTTGATATTACAGGTATGCACTGTGCTGCTTGTGTAAAGCGCGTTGAAAACGTCGTTTCTAAGATCGATGGCGTAGAATCTGTAAAGGTTAATCTACTCACTCGAAAGGGGAGTGTAGAATACAAAGATAGCTCTACTGTAGAGCCACAACAAATTATCGATGCCATTACGAATATTGGTTTCGGTGCTACGGAAGCAGATGAAACGAAGCAAGAAATAGAAAAGGTTAATTTAAAACCTCATATTACGCGTCTTATCATTGCTGCTTGTATGGCCGTACCGATGATGATTAACATGACATTACATCGTTTTGGCATTCAAGCCTTGCCAGTATGGGTAGAGTTCATTCTTGCTACCATTGCTCAGTTCGGCCCTGGCCTTATGTTCTATAAGAGTGCGTGGAGTGCGGTAAAGAATGGCGCCCTTACCATGGATGTTCTCGTTGTAATGGGTACGACTGTTGCCTATCTATTCAGTATTTATAATTGGCAGTTCCATCCAGAACTTGGGCCTCATGGCATTTACTTTGAAACCTCAGCTTGGCTCATTACATTCATTCTTCTTGGCAAACTTTTAGAAGAAATTGCTAAGGGGCGTACCTCTGAAGCACTTCAAAAATTGATTGCCTTGCAACCAGCAACAGCTCATGTATTGCGTGATGGTGAGTTCGTAGATATTCCTACATCTAAGGTTGTAGCAGGTGATATCTTACAAGTTCGTGCAGGTGAAAAAATTCCAGTCGATGGTACTATTACTGAAGGCTATTCTACTGTAGATGAAGCTATGCTTACCGGTGAAAGCTTGCCTGTAGAAAAACAAGTAGGCTCCGAGGTAATTGGGGCGACTATTAACTTGAGCGGTGCTTTCACAATGGAAGCAAAACGTATCGGCTCCGATACAATGCTCTCTCAAATCATTAAAGTCGTAGAGGAAGCTCAAACCTCTAAAGCAAGTATTCAACGTATTGCAGATATCGTAGCTCAATACTTCGTGCCTATCGTTATTGGCCTCGCTGTATTGACTGGCCTTGTATGGTATTTTATTGTAGGCGATTCTGTTAATGTAGCTCTCATTAATGCTACAGCAGTGCTTGTTATCGCTTGTCCTTGTGCGCTTGGTCTCGCTACACCAACATCTATTATGGTAGGCTCTGGCTTAGGTGCGGAGCATGGTGTTCTCATCAAGAGTGCGGAATATCTTGAAAAAGCTGGTAAACTTGATGCCATCGTTATGGATAAAACTGGCACTCTTACGCAAGGTGTTCTCGATGTAACGGCTTTCAAAAATTATAATGGTGATGAAAGTATAAATATGTCCCTTATGATGGCCCTTGAAAGTGGTACATCGCATCCAATTGCAAAGGCCATGGTTTATTATGGCGAAGATCATGGTTATAAAGGTAAAGCTGTAGAACTAGAAAGCTTCGGTGATGTGCCTGGTAAAGGTTTGCAAGGCGCTTATCAAGGCGTGTCTGTACAACTTGGTCATAGCCGTTGGATGTCTGAATTAGGTTATGATCTAAGTGCCGTCCAAGATGATATTCTACACTATGAAGAACAAGGTGCTTCCGTGTCTGTTCTCGCTGTAGATGGTGTCATCAGTGCATTATGGGCTGTAGAGGATGAATTGCGTCCAGAAACTATTGAGGTGGTAAAAGAATTACAGTCTCAAGGTATCGATGTGTGGATGCTTACCGGTGATAATCGCCGTACAGCTCAATATATTGCTAAACAAGCAGGTATTACTCACGTTATTGCAGAAGTGTTGCCTCAAGATAAAGCTAGCAAAGTAAAAGAGTTACAAGATAAAGGTCTCGTAGTGGGCATGGTTGGTGATGGTATCAATGATGCACCAGCTCTTGTAACTGCAGATATTGGTTTTGCTATCGGTAGTGGTACAGATATTGCTGTAGAAGCAGCAGATATCGTTCTTGTAAGAAATGATTTACACACACTAGTACAAGCAGTACGCCTCAGCCGTAAGACTATGACTAATATTAAACAAAATCTATTCTGGGCATTGATCTTTAACTGCATTGGTATTCCATTGGCTGCTGTCGGCGCATTAAATCCTATGATTGCAGGTACAGCAATGGCATTTAGCTCTGTAACCGTTGTAAGTAACTCTTTACGTTTAAAACGAGCTAAGATTTAA